GGCAAGGAGCGATTTTGCAAAAAAAGCACAAAGACATGTTCAATGGCTGGCGAATTCGTGCATGTAAAGGTTATAACGAACTTAGGAACAATCGAAGGCGACCTTAATCCGAAAGGAATTAATGTGAATATTCAATAGATATCATCTGCTGCGAACTCCACACTAAAAATGACCGGAGATTAAATGAAAATCATTACCATTCAATTCGTCTGCCAGCAAAACTTTCAGCAGTCAAGAATTCCAAAAATCTTTAAATTTGCACTTTCTGAGATTGAAGTCTGCATTCCGGTGGAAGGGGGCGATGAATCTTCCGCCATTTCAATTGCAACCTCAATCAATAATTTAGCAATAGAAAGACATACGGCCATCATTGGAGGGCTTAACAACAAAACGGAAGATCTTAAACGAGCAATTCTAGCTGTGATATTTAGCAAATTTTCGGGACTCAAGAATTGCGAATACACTCTGACGCAAAACTAACTGCCACTGCAATACTGCAAGGCAAAAACCAAACAAAAGGAAAAATTCAATGTACTGCACTAAATGCGGAAGTCTAATCGCTGACGATTCAAAATTTTGCACGAATTGTGGTATTGCAACGAAAAATGATACCACCCAACAATTCGAGAATAGCACTGCCGTATTCTCGAAAGAACAGGCAGTGGCATCCTTTGTTTTCGGAGGGCTGGGATCTTTATATTTATTGGCATCAAACTACAAGTCCATTAACAAATTCGGGAAAGGACATTTAATCTACCCGCTTGGCACTGCTATCTGGGTGGTTTCTGTAATCATTGAAGAAATTGCAAGTTGGAAATTTGCAATATTGGTTTTTATCTGCATGGCGACTTTAGTTGGCTATTTTGCAAAAGAAATCAGCTTGCCAAAGGCTGATGTGCTCGATCCAATCCCTTATAAAGAAAGAAGTTGGGTTTCAACAATTCTTCCTATTGGAATTGGATTTGTTTTAACATTTTCTGCATTCTTTTTGATCGAAAAAATTATGCTTGATGCGCAAATCATACCATAGCTGAGCGGGGTGTGAAATTTAATCAATCCGGTGTATGGAGCCGGATAAATTCCCTCCACATCGTGAATACTCAATCTGCTTCAGTTACTTGATCCGTCAAACTCAATACATGGGAAATGAATAATGCTAAATGTAGACAACAGTACACCTGATAACTCCTGGATACCATCAACAATTATTGCCTCTATCTTAATTATTGCGATCATACTATTGGGATGGAATATTTCTTCAGACACAAGAAGCGGCATGCTTACTGAAATAATATTCGCACTTGGAATCGCCATGGGATGGATTATTGGTACATATTTGTCGCCCGATTCAAGGGGTGAAGCTAGGGTATTCTCCGATGCTTTCAAAGGTGCTTCAATTTTCATCACCGGGTTTCTCGCTTCCAAACTTGACAAAGCTACTGAGGCGTTCTTTAGGCCAGAGAATTTATTGCAAAATACGGTGGTGTCTATGAGGCTAATAGGTTTCACTGCTATTGTGCTGTTTTCCGCTATTGGTGTGTATTTCATTAGAAAGTATGGATTTGGAATCGGCGAAAAGCCAAGCGGTGAATCAGAAAAAATCGCTAACAGTTAGCAAAATAATAGACCGCATGAAAACGGTTCCCCAGGTTAGAAAAACCATAGCTAGGAACCTTTCTAACAGGATGCTGAAAAACCCTCCCAAATCACCTGCGTCTCGACAGAATCTGTCGTAGATTGTGATATGCGCGGTCGCATTCAATCCAATCCCAGTTTCATTGCCGTTGTAGACCTTGATGCTCGTATTCGTCCGAACCATCCTTTGCGCAAGATCAAGGAGATCTGTGACAAAGCTCTGCAAGGTTTAAACTCCGAGTTTGATCAGGCATACAAGGTAGGTGGTCGCCCTTCTATCCCGCCAGAACAGTTGCTCAAAGGCTCTCTCCTACAGATCATCTACGGCATTCGCAGCGAGCGGCAGCTTTGCGAACGCATCGAAGATAGCTTGACTTTCCGCTGGTTTCTGGATCTTCCGCTTGACCAGGAAGCATGGGTTCCAACGGTCTACACCCACAATCGCGATCGACTTCTGTCCACCGAGATGTCTCGCAATTTCCTCGCTCGCGTGGTGGAGCAAGCTCGCGAAAAAGGTTTCGTTTCCAACGATCATTTCAGTGTCGATGGCACCCTCCTTCAGGCTTGGGCAAGCACCAAAAGCTTGCAGCCGATGGCTTCGGATTCCGACGATGATACGCCCACAGCGCCACCTCCTTCGGAGCCGTCAAGTGAGCCTTCAAGCGATGACGCCAAGCCTCGCACTGGCAAGGACATCCTGCGAGATTTTCGGGGAGAGACATTCTCAAATTCCACTCATCGATCAAGCACAGACCCGGATTCTCGCCTTGCTCGTAAGAGCAGCAATACAGCCGCCAAGCCCAGCTACTTGGGCAACGCGATGATGGAAAATCGCAGTGGATTGGTGGTTGAATCCGATCTCCGTCAAGCTGCAGGCGAGGGCGGTGAAACCTGGTCTGCGTTGGCGATGCTCGAGCGCATGGAAGGTGATCACGAGATTACGTTGGGAGCCGACAAAGGCTACGACAACAAGGGCTTCGTGGAGATATGCCGCCAGATGAATACGATTCCCCATGTGGCGCAAAACAAGGGGCCACATCGGCAATCCTCGGTGTCGGACGAAATCGCCGCGACGGAGGGCTACAAGACCAGCATCAGACGCAGGAAACGGATCGAGCAGGTCTTCGGATGGATGAAGCTCTCAGCATGTTTGCGTCAAGTGAAGATCCGAGGCAAGGAGGCTGTCTCTGGCCTGTTTACGCTTGCCTGTTCGGCCTTCAACCTCGTGCGTATGAGCCGACTTATGGCGGTAACAGCGTGAATGAGGGGCAAATGAGCGCCCAAATTGGCGTTGTGGCCATCAGTGATGGGATAACGCGCCCAAAACAGAGAATCGGCCATCAGGGACGGCGCTTAAAGTGGATGCAATTTCTGTCAACAAAACCAAACTCTGCGGGTGAAAATGGCTGAAATTCCGATTTTTCAGCATCCTGCTAAACACTGAAATCATTGCCGAAAAATGTTCTTTGTGAAGTTCAGGAATGTGTCGAGTTAGGGAATTCATCCCGAAAAACTACAAACATGCATTGATTGATAAGCATAAATTTTTGAAAGGACTTGAAATGAGTTTGCTCTGGTCGAAGAATGGTTTTCGTGGTGAATATTTGGCACGATATATGGTTTCGAAATTCGCATTTGTATCTGAATCCAACGTCGGTGAAGATTTCGGAGTGGATTTTTACTGCGGACTTATCAAAGACTCCTTGGATAAAACATACGTCCATTATGACAAGCCTTTTCTTTTGCAGATCAAAACAACCACTACAAAGCCAGACATTGTATATGATACGCCAAACAAAATCAGCACCTTATTCAATCTAAATTTGCCATTTTACATTGGGCATCTGGATTTAGAAAATGGAATATTGGATATCCACACCACGTCAATGATGTGGCACACGTACTTAATAACGAAATTAAATGATATTTCAAGAGTCGCATTTAGATTCAGAGCGGAGTTTGCTTGTGATGTGATTTCAACTCCTGAAATCAAAGACTACAAGTTCCCTGAAAAGGTGACTCCGTTTGGGAATTTGAAAACAAATATTATTGATTTGGGCAATCCGATTATATCTTTGCGTCTTGATGAAATTGAAACCAACAGAAAATTGATAGAAGATTGCCGCACAATACTTTCAAAATGCATCGATAAGGATGAAGCAAATATTCTAAACAAGAAACTGAATCTTTTTTATTATCGGTGGGCGCATCAGTATAAAACGAATGATCCAAGCTCCTTCAACTTCGGATATAATTTCCTAGATAAGTCTGATGGAATACCCGATTTAAGCCCTCAAAATTCAATAGACAGCCTCGACCATTATCTCGTATCTCTCGCTATTGCGTTCAAAGAGAATGGAGATGAGGAAAATTATGAAAATGTATGTAAATTAACAAGAATGATTAGCTCTCCAAAGCATTTAGAGCCTGTATCCGAAAAATACCCTTCTATTTACAATCGAGTATCGGTGTAGCTTGCGCTTAACATCATTCTTTCAAAATGCCTTGCATTTGATTGCTAATGCAAGGCTTGTATTTATCAACAAAATCACTCGTATACCAATAACACAACCTGCTTCAATAACTTGGCACGATCAGCCCATCATCCCTTACGGAGTAGTGTGAATGAAACAACCATTTTCCCTAACACCCCAATTCCATGTTGATGCGCTTCGCGCACAACATGAATATGGTCCGTTAGGCAGACGCCTCCGGCGCGGGACAAAACAAATCAATTTGACCAAACAATGAATAGCTGCAATGAACTACAAATCAAGCAAAATGGAATGGCTTTAAAATGCAAAGAATGAAACCAACTCACTGTGGCTCGAAAACAGATTGTTTACTCTTCTAAACAAAATCAACGTTCGCTTCTCAGGGAGAAAGTACATCATGATACCTAGCCCCACACGCCGCCCGTCTGAAAAATGGACCCGGTATTTCGCTTGCATCCTTGGAATTTTGGTCACTACCTCAACTGTGGTTCATTCCGCCGGCTCAAAACCTCTTCCAATGGTCGCCATCCTGCCGCTTGAAGGCCGCAAGGTCGACAGCATGGATGCGCGTACCCTGACAGATGCTTTGGCAGACCAACTACTTAAGACAAAAGCCGTCCGTGTTATGGAACGATCCCAAATGGATGCGGTGCTAAGGGAACAAGGCTTCCAGCAGAGTGGAGCTTGTGATGGCCAGGAGTGCGCCGTACAGATCGGTAAGCTGCTTGGCATCGATCGCATCGTCGTCGGATCAGTGGCTAGTTTTGGTAAGGCTTATACAATTGCTGTCCGTGAGGTCGATGTCCAAACGGGTGAAGTCCTATTGACCGCAAGCAAGAATTTGAATGGGGACTTCGAGAACATGCTGACAGTTATTGTCCCACAGATCGCGAAAGACCTTGCTCAACCAGAACAAGCGCAGCTAGAGGCCCCAGTGACTCTGCTTCCAGCAAAACAAGCAGAAATTGCCCCTGAAACACAACAAAACTCCACAGCTCCATCTAAGCAGAAACAATCGTCGGAGAATTCAAAGCATCCCGGAACCTGGGGTTGGTGGGTTGCAGGAGGACTTGTTGTGGCAGGCGGGGTAACTGCCGTCGTGATACTCTCAAACGATGACAGCAATACCTTAAATGCGACAGCTCAAACTGATATAACCGTTAGGTGGGCAAAATGAGGTCCTTTACTTTTGCCATATTGGCGACAACCATTCTTTACTCATGCAACTCTTCGGAAATGCCAAGTCAAGCGTCAGGGACCGGAGCATCTATTTCCCCCCGTTTGATGCTGTCTCAGGGCGTGAACTTGCCCGTGACGGATTCAGTTCACATAAAAGTCTGGTCTACAACGCCATCCTCCGTTTGGTTTGAAA
This DNA window, taken from Fibrobacterota bacterium, encodes the following:
- a CDS encoding zinc ribbon domain-containing protein, yielding MYCTKCGSLIADDSKFCTNCGIATKNDTTQQFENSTAVFSKEQAVASFVFGGLGSLYLLASNYKSINKFGKGHLIYPLGTAIWVVSVIIEEIASWKFAILVFICMATLVGYFAKEISLPKADVLDPIPYKERSWVSTILPIGIGFVLTFSAFFLIEKIMLDAQIIP
- a CDS encoding IS5 family transposase encodes the protein MRGRIQSNPSFIAVVDLDARIRPNHPLRKIKEICDKALQGLNSEFDQAYKVGGRPSIPPEQLLKGSLLQIIYGIRSERQLCERIEDSLTFRWFLDLPLDQEAWVPTVYTHNRDRLLSTEMSRNFLARVVEQAREKGFVSNDHFSVDGTLLQAWASTKSLQPMASDSDDDTPTAPPPSEPSSEPSSDDAKPRTGKDILRDFRGETFSNSTHRSSTDPDSRLARKSSNTAAKPSYLGNAMMENRSGLVVESDLRQAAGEGGETWSALAMLERMEGDHEITLGADKGYDNKGFVEICRQMNTIPHVAQNKGPHRQSSVSDEIAATEGYKTSIRRRKRIEQVFGWMKLSACLRQVKIRGKEAVSGLFTLACSAFNLVRMSRLMAVTA